The Natrinema pellirubrum DSM 15624 region ACCTCGAACCCGCCCGTCCGGCCCTTGATCTCCGTCGCCGGGCGACCTGTCTCGTACTCGACGCCGAGTTCCCGGCCGAGGTCCGTGACCCCGTCGACGACCGCGCCGATCCCGCCCTCGGGGTACCAGACGCCGAGGTTGAAATCGACGTGGCTCATCAGGTTGTACAGCGCCGGCGTGTTCGTCGGCGAGCCGCCGAGGAAGACGAGCGTGTACTGCATGATCTGCTGGAGCTTCGGGTGGTCGAAGTAGCCCTCGACGTGGCCCTGCATCGAACCCAGCAGGGAGAGGCCGCGCGCCTGTCGGGCGACGTCGAGATCGAGGTAGTCCCGCAGCCGCGGCCGGTCCTCGTAGACGAAGTGTTCCATCCCGACCTCGTAGTTCTCCTTGGACTTCTCGAGGTAGCGTTCCAGAGCCTCGCCCGCCCCCTGTTCGTACTCCTCGAAGACGGCTTTCGTCCGCTCCAAGTCCGGCGTGACGTCGACCCGGTCGCCGTCCTTGAAGAAGATCCGGTAGTGTGGATCGAGGTGTTCGAGGTCGTAATAGTCACTCGGGGTCCGGCCGAACTCGGCGAAAAAGCGCTCGAAGACGTCGGGCATCAGATACCACGAGGGCCCCATATCGAACCGGAACCCGTCTTTCTCCAGCCGGCTTGCCCGGCCGCCGAGCTGTTCGTTCTTTTCGATGACGCGTACGTCGGCACCCGCATCGGCGAGATAACAGGCCGTCGAGAGCCCACCGATCCCGCTCCCGATCACGACGACCGACTCACCGGCCAGCGATTGCATAGTCGACATGAGTAGCTGACCCGTGTTAAACGTGGTTCACACATAGGTAGGGAACCCGACCCGTTATCAGGGAGGGTGAGCGATGGACGGCTTCCGTCCGCCGGCAGCCGTGCGTTCCCCGGGGATTCCTGTGTCCGGCTCGCGTAGCGGACGTATGGACGGAACGACAGCCGTCGTGACCGGCGGCACGCGCGGCATCGGCCGTGCCGTCGCCGAAGCGTTCGCGACCGAGGGAGCGACCGTCGTCATCGGCGCTCGAGACGCCGACGACGTCGCGGCGACCATCGACGACCTCGAGCGGGCGGGCGGGACCGCCGACGGGCACCGGACCGATGTCCGGGACGAGTACGACGTGGAGCGGCTGACCGAGACCGCCGCGCGAGCGGGCTCGGAGGGCGGGATCGACGTCGTCGTTCCCGCGGCGGGGGTCTATCACGGCGAACCGGGGCAGACGCCGATGGACGACGAGTCGTACTCGGCGTTCGACGACCACTGGCGGACGAACGGGCGCGGCGCGTACGCGACGATCCGCGAGTCGCTACCCCATCTGAACGACGGCGCGCGGGCCCTCGTCCCGACGGGTGCGGTCGCTCGAGACGGGGACGCGGGCTATGGCTCCTACGCCATCTCGAAGGCGACGGCGGAGGCGGTGGCTCGCGGGTTCGCCGCGGACACCGAGTACGTCGTCGGCTGTCTGGATCCCGGTACCGTCGCGACGGACCTCTCGGGCGGGACCGGTCGCGATCCGGAATCCGTCGCGCCGATGTTCGTCTGGGCGGCGACCGAGGCCGAACCGGAGACTATCGATGGGGAGATCGTCGGACTCCGGGAGTGGAAGGGCGCGACGCGGTGACACGGTGTGTCGGTTGGCGGTTCGGGGTCGTCCGGGCCTCGAGGCCGGCACGAGGGACGGACTCATCCCGACCGTCCGTGAGTCCCTCGAGCGACACGTCCGGACGTGGGCGGATCGGTACGTCGAAATGCGCGTCGAGGCACGGACCGACGGTCGAACGTAACGGCGTTCGCCGTCCGGTAGATCAGTTTCGCCGCGACACGCGTCGACCGCGAGCGATCGGACCGCGACGAACAGTTATGCTACCTCGTGACATACTGTGCCACGGGGAACGACAATGCAAGCAATCGCGACGAAAGCGGTCACCTGTCCGCACTGCGGAGAGAGCGCGACGATCTCCCTTCCACGTGAGGAGGTCGATGTGAAGGTACGGCAGTCGGTCGCGGCGTTTGGCGACCACACGACGGTTACCTGTTCGGACGGCCACACCTACTGGGTGTACTTCTGTTAACACAGTCGGCCTCGTCGTCCGATTTTTCACGGCTCGAGCGGGCGCTGTTGCTAGGGAGGTCGTCGTCTCGAGAGAAAGCTAGTAGTTGTCGGACCCGGTCGCGTGGTTCAATCGATGTGGCCTTCGCGACGCAGTTGATCCGCGTCCTGGCCGGTGTAGCGCCACTCGATCGTGGCTTTCTCGTCCTGCCAGTCCCACGGCTCGGCGACGACGATGTCGTCTTGCTCGATCCAGGTGCGGTATTTCATGCGCCCGGGGATGCGGCCGAGCCGTTCCTTGCCGTCTTCACACCGCAGTTGGACGTGATTGCCACCGAGGTGTTCGGTTACGACGGCGAATACTTCGTCGCTGTTGGGCATACGGAGGTTCCGTCGCCCGGAGTCTTCTGTCACAGTTTAACTACGTGCGGCAGCCCTTTAAACGCTTGGAGAGTCGTGGTAGCTCTCCCCACGATACTGTTCATCTATTTATCTGTCACGGGAAAATGGCTGACGGGCGTTTGACATTTACGGGAGGTTCGGTGGGGGCACCGCTACAGTTCTCGGTCCGAGTCGGGGTTCTCGAGGTCCCACAGCACTTCCGGGAGGAACGCTTCGAGGTTGTCGATGACCGACCGCTCGCTGACGTTCAGTCCCTCGCAGTGGTCGTGGGCCGAGTCCCGAATGTCGACGTGGAGGTCGCCGTCCTCGAGGTGGACGGCAAGCGGAAAGACCGAACACCGGGTGGGTTTCCAGTCCTCCTCGAGATGGAGCGTACAGAGGCCGTCCTCGCGCAGGAAGGCGCAGGCGTGGCCGTCCTCGGCGACGTGGTCGTCGCGGTCCTTGTTCTCGCGAGTGACGAACTTCTCGCCGCGGAAGTCGGTCGTCGTCTCCGAGAGGTTCGCCCGCTGGGCCAACTCGAGGAGGTCCCGATCGTACAGCAACACGCCGTGGTGACAACACCACGTGCAGTCGTCGACGCACTCGAAGGTGAGGTCGGGGTCGAACTCGACGACGACCTCGCGGCCGGGGTAGACCTCGACGCGTCGGGTGTCGGCGCTCACGTGTCGTCGGTGGGCGGTCGCCGTGAAGTGCCTTTCTACCCGTCTCCTCGGTCGAGTTCACACAGCAGCCCGTGGCGATCACCGCGATCCTGAAAGCCCCTGGCGCTCTCGAGTCGTCTCGCTCGCTGTGCGCTTCCCGCCGTTCGCTCCGCTCACGGCGGTCCAGTGCTTGCGTCGCGGGACATCCCCGAGAGCCCCAGCCCCTTTCATTCCCGCCCGGCGGTGGGACGCGAGGGGAGCAGAAACCGGGTTGCAGTGCGGTGGGGTCTCGTCACGATCGAAGTCCCTACGGGCGAGCGGGTTCCTCGAGCGGCAGGGTCTCGCGCTCGCTCGAGTTCACGACGGTATTCCGGAGCGTGCCGACGCCCTCGTAGGTGATCTCGACGGTGTCGCCGGGGTCGACGAGGCCGGGATTGGCCGGGCTGCCGAACGAGACCACGTCGCCGGGCCGGAAGGTGACCCGTTGGGAGAGATACGCGATGATCTCGTCGGGATCGAACAGCATCAGTTCGGTGTTGGCCTCCTGGCGGCGCTCGCCGGCCACGTCGGTGTACATGTCGATCCCGGTCGGGTCGACGGCGGTTTCGATCCACGGGCCCAGCGGGCCAGAGGCGTCGAAGGCCTTCCTGGGTGTGCGCCCACCCTGATCGAGCGCGTCCACATCGTTCATGATCGTGTAGCCCCGGACGACTTCGGGGACCTCGTCCTCGGAGAGGTTCCGGCAGGGTTCGTCGATGACGGCCGCGAGTTCGCCGGCGTAGGTCACCTCGTCGCTGAACGACGGATAGGGAACCGGATCCCGGTGGCCGACCAGCGATGCCGGCGGCTTGATGAAGAAGTCCGGTTCCTCGGGGCGTTCGTACTCCATCTGATCGATGGTCGCCGCGAAGTTTCGGCCGATACAGTACAGCGCCGAGGGCTCGCAGGGCGGCAGGAAGTCGGCGTCGGTCCCCACCTCGTAGACCCCGTCGTCGGCGTGAACGACGCCGTCCTCGTACCGTCCCGATACCGGTCCGTCGTCGGTCGCGATCCGCGCGAGTTTCATTACCGGCGGTGTCGGTTCCTGCCGATTAGTCGTACCGGTTCCATTGCGGATCGGGTCGGGTCGATCGACTCGGCGAGGCCCGACGGGTCGGCGCTCCCGGGCCGGGAACTGCGGACTCGAGCGCAGTTCCCGGCCGAGAATCCACCGCCAGCGAGTTCCCGCGACTGCCGGGCAGATGCAGGGCCAGTCTATACCCTTCCGCCCGGCGGAGGGAGACTTGCATGTCCGCACACTTCACCGACGACGACGAGGGGAAACGGGTCGTCAATGCCAACGGCGACGAGATCGGGATCGTCCAGTCCGTCAGCGGCGGGACCGCCCACATCGACCCGGATCCGGGAATGACCGACACGATCAAATCGAAACTCGGTTGGGGCGACCGCGACGAGGATACCTACCCGCTCGACGACGACCACGTCGAGTCGATTTCCGACGACGAGGTCCGCCTGCAGCGCCTCTGAGCGGTCCTCTTCCGGTCACGGCGAGACGAACGGACTCCCGAACGATCGCTTTTTTATAGGGACGACCGCCAGCGACGTATCGGGACAGCGGCCAGCGCCGCTCGAGCGGTGACGGATCGCGACGCAGACGGGTCAGTCCTCGAGCAGCAGGTAGGTCCGACCGCCGCGGTGTTCGAGCGAGACGGCGTCGGTATCGACGTTCGTCCGGACGAATGCCTCGAGCCCCGCCGCGTGGAGGTCGGTGACGTCGATGCGGCGTCGCTGTCGTCCGGCCGGCTCCGCGGCCGCAGTGACGGCGGCATCGTCGTCCTCGCTGCACTCGGCTCGGTCGTCGGTCCGCTCGACTGTCAGTTGCATACCTGAGCGTGTCATAGAAAGCGTCACGTACGAAGCAGCAGGGTGCGGAAAGTGTGTCCAGCACAACCGCGACCCTGCAAGACGTTGCTTCGGTCGATGAGTTTTTGAATGCAGCGGCTACGGAAACAGTTCCGCTGTTTGAGTATCTTGAGTTCGAGTTTCTACTGGAGTACGACGTGTTCGCCCCCGCTCGCCGGGGGCGAACACGAGTTCACCAGCCACCTGATCTCTTTCGCGCCTTTCTCCATTGCTACTACAAGAACATCTACGGAACACGCCCAGTCACGCGAGAACTCCAGCACGGCCTTGTCTGGTACTACTGCGGACTCGACAAACCGCCATCGAGAGACACCATTGACCGGTTTCTCACTGATCTCGAACACATTATCAACGATGTCTTCGACAGGCTCGTCGAGCAGGCCGCCGTCCGCGGCCTGCTCGACTCGACGTACTCTATCGATTCGACGCACATCGAGGCGATCCAGTACAACGACGCTGCCTCATGGAACTACGATCCAACAGCCGAAGAGTACTACTACGGCTTCGGCTGTACGATCGTTTCAACCGGTGCAAAGATCCCGATAGCAGCGGAGTTCACACAGGCCAAACAAGCAGACCAAGAGACGGCGATGCGCGTCACGGGTGACGCGCTCGCCGTCGATACACCGATCTGGATGCTTGGAGACAGCGCCTACGACATCCTCGATTGGCACGACTACCTGCTGACCGCAGGAGTCGTGCCAATCGCTCCGTACAACCCGCGAAACACTGACGACCCGAAAGACATCGAGTACAGGGTCGAAGACCGCATTGAGGAACACAGCGAGGACGTTCAGCTGAAACGATCCATCTTGGACGAGACGTTCAACAACCGGACAGGAATCGAACGAACCAACGACGCAGTCAAGGACTGCGGCCTCGGGCACGTCCGCGCCCGAGGCCGCGTCCACGCACGAACAGAAGTGTTCGTTGCGCTATGTCTTCGGATCGTCATTGCAATCACCAACTACGAGCGAGGACACGATCCAGGACGTGAGATGCTCAAGCTATGAGTTGGATTCTATGACACGCTCTACCTTCCAGTTGGACCGACTGTCTATCAAACCGATCCGTGCGGAGTGAAAGTGAAAGTGCGGGACGGAGCGACGCTCGAGGCTGAGAACCACGTCTCGGTTCGAAACAGTCGGTGGTTCGTCGCGCCGTGTTATCCCAGCGTCTTGATCTCGACTTGCTGTGGTCCCTCGTGGGTCTCGAGGGTGACCGTCTCGACGATTTCCTCGCGAGCGCGGTCTCGCCACGTCTCGACCGATTCGGCGTGACGCTTGCGGAGCCGTTCGGCTTCATCGGAATCGGGATCGGCGTCCGCGTCGGCCAGTGCCGCCTCAAGGTCGGGGTAGTCGGCGACGACGTCGTCGCCGATGACGGCGGCCGGTGAGAGATGTACCGCGCCGGTCAGTTCGGTGTCATCGCGGCGGTAGACGTGGATCCGGGCCCGCATCCGGCCGTGAAACGGCGGCGTGACTCGGAGAACGGCGTCACCGGGGTTCTCCCGGCCGTAGACGTAGGCATCGACGGCGTCTTCCGGCGACAGCGCGATCGACCGGATGGCCCTCGGGTCGTCCTCGCCCGGTTGGTCGTCGGTCCCTGACGGATCGTCCATCGGCCGACGGTTGGGCTCGAGACGGGTTAACTGTCGGGTTCGAACCGCCGCGGTGTGGCGAACCGACGTCGCGGGTTCGCGCTCGGAACCCGACCGAAGATTGTTGTAATTAGAGTTACATTCGCCTGCATGGACTGGGCCCTCCGAATCCGGAAGGACGTTCCGCCCTGGCTGTTCAAACTCGTCTTGATCGTCGCGATCGTGCTGATCGCGGGCCTGCAGTACGTCGGCGTTCTGTAGCCGTCGCCGACCCGTCGATGACCGTCGCTCGAGGGGTCACTCGAGCGGGGGCCGAAAGACCGCGGCACGGCCGTCGGTGGAGACGCCGTAGGTGGCGTCGGTGACCGAGTCCGGGGCGTCCGCGTCGCGGTCGGCGTAGTGGGCCCGAAGCGATGCCCGAACGGCGTCTCGAACGCAGGCACGGGTCGCGGCACCGACCTCGGTCCCGCTGCCGGAGAACTCGGCCGGCCGGCCCTCGGGATCGTGGCCGACGACGATCGCGTCGGTCGTGGTCCCCGGAAACCCGGTTTCGGCCAGCAACGTCGCGGCCTTGGCCTCCGCGGCGACGGCGATCAGGTTCTCGAGCGCGCCCGGCGCGAGCGCCCGCGTCGTGCCGACGACGACGTTGACCGTCCCCGGACCCTGCCCGCGGGCCGACTCGTCGGGTGCGATGGGGTCTGCATCGCCCCCGTCGGTTCGGTCCGCCGCCTCGCGTGACTGCTCGATCGGTAACGCGGCCGGGTTCGAGATCCCAGCGGTCGCGTAGACCGTGACCGGCCCGCGGCACGCGCCGCGCGCGTCGGCGATATCGACGCCGGTCAGCAGGGCCGGCCCGCGGGGCGTTTCTCCCGAGGGGGCGAACCCCGCTCGCTCGAGGCGTTCCCCGACGTAGGCGGCCAGATCCGTCCGTTCCCAGCCCTCGGGTACCGAGATGTTGTAGGCGTGATCGGCCGTTTGACGCCCGCCGTTCGGCCCGGTCGAGAGCCACTCGGTGGCCGGCCGCTCCACGCGGAGGACGCCGTCGCGTCGGATCGCGCCGTAGGCCGGGTCGGGGTCGGACATTGTCAGTCGTCGCCGCCCTCGTCGGCGTCGCGAACGCCCAGGGCGGAGAGCAGTTGGTCGTTCGCCGCGCGGTCCTTGACGGCGACGCGGACGTGTGAATCCAGCCCACGGAACGTCGTCGCGTCCCGGACGGCGACACCGGCGGCCCGCGCGTCGGCGATCACCGTCGCCACGTCGCGGTCGCCGACGTCACACAGCAGGTACGGGGCCTCTGAGGGGTGGACGTCGAACCGTTCCCCGAGGGCCTCGCGAAGCCGGTCACGCTCGTCCGCGACCCGCTCGCGCGTGTCTCGGACGAAGCCGTCCTGTCGAAGGCAATGCGTCCCGACGCGAGCCGCCGGCGTGCCGAGCGACCACGATCGGCGAGCGGTCTCGAGCGCGTCGCGTCGGTCCCCGCTCGCCACGGCGAAGCCGGCCCGTAGACCCGGCAGGCCGAAGAGCTTGGTGAGCGAGCGGGCGACGACGACGTTCTCGCGGTCGAGCCGACCCATCGACGGCCGGTCGGTGAAGCCGAGGAAGGCCTCGTCGACAAGCAGGGTCGTGTCAGTCTCGGCACAGCGGGCTGCGAACGACTCGAGCGCGGCCGGGTCGACGGCGTCGCCGGTCGGGTTGTTCGGCGTACAGACGACCGCCAGCGCACACGGCTCGAGGGTGGTCGGTCCGAGGTCGAGCAGGTCGTCGTAGCGGACGAACCGCGGGGCCGCGCCCTGTAGCCGGACCTCCCGGGCGTACTCGCCGAAGCTCGGGTACGGCACCAGCGCCTCGTCGCCCGGCTCGAGGACGGTTTCCATGGCCAGCCGGATCGCGGCGAGCCCGCCCGGGGTCGGGAACACCCGCTCGGGCTCGCAGCCGACGAACTCGCCTGCAGCGGCCCGAAAGTCGGGATAGTCGTCGTCGGGATAGCGTCTGGAGTCCTCGAGCGCGGCCGTGTAGACGTCCGCGACCCCATCGGGAGTCCGCGGGTTGGTGTTGGCCGAGAAGTCGAGCAGGTCCCGGTCGGTCTCACCGCCGTGGGGGACCCGTTCCCCGCGTCGGATCGCGTCAGAGTCCACGGGGCTCCTCCGTTGTCGGACTCTCTTCACCCGACCCGTCGATGCCGAGCCGGGTACAGACCGCCTCGAGCCGGTCCCTGACCGCAGCCATCTCATCGTCGGGGACCAGCGAGAGCGCGCCACCCATGGCGACGCCCTCCTTGGCCTCGCCGGCGCAGTAGCGTTCCATCGCGACGTGGTCGCGTCCGTCGAAGCCGGGGTCCGTGATGGTGAGGTCGGTGTCAACCCGATCGCAGGCCGCCTCGAGTCGGTCACCCTGCTCGTCGGCCACGAACGACGTGGTCGCGATCGATAGCGGGGCGTCGATCCCGGCGTGACGCAGGACGGCGGCGACGGCGATCATCTGCGTGCCGCCGGCCAGCGTCACCTCGGTGCCGGCCTCGAGCGCGCCGGCGGCGATCCCGGCCACCGTCGGCTGGACGGGGTCCCCGACTGCTTCGATCGCCTCGAGCGGGCGGCCCTCGCAGTCGCCGGGCTCGAAGTCGCTCGCGGCCAGCGCCTCGTCGACGACGCGGCGTTTGCGCTCGATGGGGTTCTCCGGCAGCGACGAGGAGACGGCGGTCGGCTCGCCGAGCGCGGTGAGGACGCCGAGCGCGGTCGTCGTCCCGCCGGGGACCGTCTCGCCGATCAGCAGTTCGTCGTCGGGGAGGCTCGCGCCGTAGTCGTAGGCGTGGTCGAAGACCGCGTCCGCCGCCGGCACGGCGACGGCCTCACGTACGTCGGTTCCGGGTTCGACGCCCAGATCGACCGTCGGCGCGGCCGTCGACTGGGTGAGCCCCGCGTCGACGACCGCGACGTCGAAGTCGACGACCTCGCGAACGGCGCGGGTCACGGCCGCGGGCGTCGGACAGCCGTTCGGGCTCACCGGCGTCACCGGCGACATGACGGGTTCCCCATACGCGAGGATCTCGACGTCCGCAGAGGGGGTGTGTTCCATCAGCTCCGGGGCGGCCCCGGCGGCGCTGATGCCGTCGATCAGGGCCGTCTCGGTCGTTCCGGCGGGGAGGACGACGCGCATCGTCAGCGCCCCTCCCCGTCTCGGGTCCGCAGCCGGCCGGCCGCGAGCCGTGCGTCTTCGCGTCGGTTCACGTTCACCGCGAGTCGTGGATCGTAGTGGATGTCGGTCATGGATGGTGAATCGTCGGTCGCGCCGACCACGTTGACCCCGGTCGGCGCGAGGTGGTCGTCGGGTTCGAGCCGCGAGTCGATGCTGACGCCCAGCCGGCGCTTGAGCGCCGCGGGGACGCAGACGGTCCGCGAACCGGGGTCGTCGCCGTGGGCCGCGAGGACCCGATCGAGGACCGGGGGCTCGAGCAGCGGCAGATCGGCGGCGACGGTCAGGATCGGGGGAACGAGTTCGGGTCGCTCGAAGATGGCCATCAGGTCGGCCACGTAGCCGTCGCCGGCCGTCTCGATCGTCCGGATACCATCGCGGTTCTCGAGATGCGCCCGCGTTTCGGGTGCGTTCGGCGAAACGGCGGCGTAGACGGTCCCGATCCGGCTCCCGCTAAGCGCGGACAGGACACGGTCGATCATGGGGGTCCCGGCGATCGGGTGCAGGGGCTTTTCGTGGGGACTCTCGAGGCGGGTCCCCTTCCCGCCGCACATCACGACAGCGTCCACGCGATCACCCCCAGGTGGACGCCGGCGACGCGGCCGATCTCGTTGGCCGCGCCGAAGATGTCGCCGTTGATCCCGCCGAGGTAGCGGTCGGCCCAGTACCACGGGAGCGCGAGGCCGGCGACGGCACCGGCCAGCGCGACCCCGACGGGGAGTGGCCGGGCGAGCGCAGTACCGACGCCGGCGACCGCGGCGACGGCGATCGCGAGAGGCGGCAGGAACGAACCCGGCGCGGCCGCGTCGGTGAATTCCTTGCCCATCCCGTCGTAGGCCGCGCGACCGAAACAGGCCATCGCGGCCATTCCGAGTTTCGTGCCGACCTCGGCACCGATCGCGACGCCGACCGCCGCGCGGACCGACAGCCCGGCCAGCCCGAAGCCACCGAGCGAAAGCGCGACGATTGCGATCGCGACCGCGAGCAGCGCGCCGACGCCGGTCGTGGTGTCTTTCAGGACCTCGCGGCGGCGCTCGGCGTCGCCGTGGACGACCAGCGCGTCGCCCAGGTCGGCGATCCCGTCGAGGTGGTGGATCCCCGTCACGGCGTAGACCGAGAGCAGGTAGCCCAGCGCGACGGTCGGTGCCGCGAGGGTCCCGACGGCCAGCAGCGGCAGCGCCGCGAGCGTGCCGGCCACGAAGCCGACGACCGGGAACGCCGCCGGCGTCGTCCGGAAGGCCGTCCAGTCGCCGTCGCGGTAGCCGACCGGCAACCGGGTCAGAAAGCCCAGCCCGCCGCGGAGGGCACCGATCCAGCGGTCGATCAGGCCCATCCGATCACCTCCGGTGGGGCGGGGTCGACGATCGTCGGTACTGCGCTCACCGGCTCGAGTCCGGGAACGAACGGCGTCGCGACGGTCGCGATGATAGCCGCCAGCGCGACCGCGACGACGATCGAGACGACGGCCGCGCGGCCGACGACGGTGACGGCCCGCTGGCCATCGGCCAGTGTCGGCAGGTCGGCGTCGGGGTTGAGTGCATAGACGCCGACCTTCTCGAGGCGAACGCCGAGCGCACAGGCTAGCGTCGCCATCGGCCAGCCGGAGTTGGGCGACGGCGGAGTTTGCGCCCACGCTCGAGCGCGGCCGAGCGCGAGCGGGTCGAGCGCGGCGACGGCGATCGAGACGGCCGCGAGGCGCGCTGGAAGGAACATGACGAGATCGTCCAGTCGGGCGCTCGCGGTGCCGATCGGCTTCGAGGGATAGCCGAGCATCGAGTCGAGAGTGTTGACGCCTTTGACCCACGCGGCGGCCGCCGCGGCGGCCGGCAGCGAGACCGGCGCGAGGACGGCGAAGGGGACCAGCGTCGCGACCAGCCCGTCGGCGAGGTTCTCGGCTGCACTCTCGACGGCCGCGCTACGAAGCCCCGCCGGCGAGAGGGTGGACGTGTCCCGGCCCACCAGCCCGCGGACCCGCTCGCGGGCTCGATCAGGGTCCCCGTCGGTCGCCGCCACCACGTCCTGGGTCAGCTCGAGCAGCGAGCGCAGGCTGGTCGTCAGAAAGAGGACGAGCGCGGCGGCGACGGGACTGGCCATCGGTTGTAACGGCGTCACCGCGAGGACGAGGCCGCCGGCGACGGCGGCGGGGACCAGCGGTGTGAGGACGGCGACGGCGACGCCGACCAGCCGCTGCCCGCGGTCGCCGTCGGCCCAGTTCCGGTCCGTGGCGTCGACGAGCCGGCCGAACCAGGCCACCGGGTGGACGGCCGTCGGCGGCTCCCCGATCAGCAGGTCGAGGCTGAACGCCAGCCCGAGGACCGCAAGCGTCGTCAGCACACCGGCGTCGCCTCCATGCTAGTCGGAGCGGGGCAGCGTTCAGTCATTACTACTGTGTTCGTCGGCCGACACCGTGGCCAGCCGGTCGGGAACGTCCGCGAGCGACACCTCCTCGAGGAGCAACGCCGTGCCGCCGACGGCCTCGACCCCGCCGTCGGTGCCGGGGTCGTCGCCGACGTGGACGAGGTCGGCGGGCGCGACGCCAAGTTCATCGGCGGTCAACTCGAAGATCTCGGGGGCTGGCTTGCGCCAGCCACAGCCCACGCTCGAGACGATGGCGTCGAAGTCGTCGCGGTCGAACGCCGAGCGGACGAGCGTGCGACCGACGAGTTCCGGGACGCTGCAGTTCG contains the following coding sequences:
- the cobS gene encoding adenosylcobinamide-GDP ribazoletransferase is translated as MGLIDRWIGALRGGLGFLTRLPVGYRDGDWTAFRTTPAAFPVVGFVAGTLAALPLLAVGTLAAPTVALGYLLSVYAVTGIHHLDGIADLGDALVVHGDAERRREVLKDTTTGVGALLAVAIAIVALSLGGFGLAGLSVRAAVGVAIGAEVGTKLGMAAMACFGRAAYDGMGKEFTDAAAPGSFLPPLAIAVAAVAGVGTALARPLPVGVALAGAVAGLALPWYWADRYLGGINGDIFGAANEIGRVAGVHLGVIAWTLS
- the cbiB gene encoding adenosylcobinamide-phosphate synthase CbiB — encoded protein: MLTTLAVLGLAFSLDLLIGEPPTAVHPVAWFGRLVDATDRNWADGDRGQRLVGVAVAVLTPLVPAAVAGGLVLAVTPLQPMASPVAAALVLFLTTSLRSLLELTQDVVAATDGDPDRARERVRGLVGRDTSTLSPAGLRSAAVESAAENLADGLVATLVPFAVLAPVSLPAAAAAAAWVKGVNTLDSMLGYPSKPIGTASARLDDLVMFLPARLAAVSIAVAALDPLALGRARAWAQTPPSPNSGWPMATLACALGVRLEKVGVYALNPDADLPTLADGQRAVTVVGRAAVVSIVVAVALAAIIATVATPFVPGLEPVSAVPTIVDPAPPEVIGWA